CCACCCGAGCTTCTCTGCTGTCTCGATCTCGAGGCCCCGGCCACTGTCATAGTAGAGATGCCGGAGCCCAGCGAGGAAGTGATACCAGATTGCCCAGATCGAGCCGAGGAAGACGAGCTTGCCAAACCACGAGGTCAGGACCGCGTCTGCGGTCGCGAAGTAATCGGCACTGGTCGCCGCCGCGAGAAGCCACCAGACGATCAGGAAGGCCGCCACGATCAACGCGTTGCCCGTGATCCGCGTCAGGATCGAGGTGAGCATCGGCACCTGCCAGCGGTAAATCTGCAGATGCGGCGACAGCGGACGCTTGCCCTGATTGACATCGGCCATGGTGGGTCCCTCTCTTGCCTTGCCCTCCGGCAGCGCGGCGACACGCGCGGACATCGAGTTCTTCATGACGGCAAAAGCGGTCGGTGTCACGCCGTGAATGACAGATTTGCGGCGATTCCGGGAGTGTTAGCGGAAAACCTGGCGTTTGTGATCGCGGATTTTTTTCTTGTGATCACAAACTAGCGGCCAACTCCGCCCAGCTCCTCACTCGCGCCACCGGATGGGAATCGGATGCGACCGGACGGGCATCGAAATCTGCCGCTCCGTCTCGCGCCTGAGCTTGCGGCGCATGCGCTCGGGATATTCGTCATAGTTCTCCGCCGTCACGACGAAGGCGTTGCCGCCGGTCATGACGTTCTTGGCGAAATAGTCCGGCAGCCCCTCGTCGTCGCCGCGAATGACGAGCGCGTTCACAGTGATCGCGAAGGCCTCGAGCTCGGGCCGGACGTCGATGGGCTCGGCGCCTTCGTTCGAACGTCCGTCGCCCGAGATGTCGATGACCCGGCGCTTGCAGGCCGGAGCGTCATCGAAGACACGGATGCCGTAGGTCAGCGCTTCACCAATCGCGGTCGAAAATTCGGTCCAGAGGCGCGGCGCGGATTCAATCTTCCGGGCCAGGCCCTCCACATCGGCGCGTGCGCCGACCGGGTGCCAGCCGATTGTCAGGTCCTGCCGCGACGATCCCGTCCACTGCATCAGCGCAATGACCGCCTGCCCGCGCACCAGCGCCTCGGCGACGACCGGATCACGCAGACCTTCGGCGAGACCCTGCATCTGGGTCGCGTATTCGTAGCGGTCGACCGAGCCCGAGACGTCGACCG
This genomic window from Defluviimonas aquaemixtae contains:
- the sdhC gene encoding succinate dehydrogenase, cytochrome b556 subunit, coding for MADVNQGKRPLSPHLQIYRWQVPMLTSILTRITGNALIVAAFLIVWWLLAAATSADYFATADAVLTSWFGKLVFLGSIWAIWYHFLAGLRHLYYDSGRGLEIETAEKLGWACLIGSALLTLITIIIL
- a CDS encoding DUF1194 domain-containing protein; the protein is MSLVRSALAATLLIAGTTGPAPACELALLLAVDVSGSVDRYEYATQMQGLAEGLRDPVVAEALVRGQAVIALMQWTGSSRQDLTIGWHPVGARADVEGLARKIESAPRLWTEFSTAIGEALTYGIRVFDDAPACKRRVIDISGDGRSNEGAEPIDVRPELEAFAITVNALVIRGDDEGLPDYFAKNVMTGGNAFVVTAENYDEYPERMRRKLRRETERQISMPVRSHPIPIRWRE